A genomic window from Phycisphaerae bacterium includes:
- the purD gene encoding phosphoribosylamine--glycine ligase produces the protein MRILVVGSGGREHALVWRMAQSKLAKRVYCAPGNAGTAHEARNVAIEAEDTDNLVKFAAENKIDLVVVGPEAPLVGGLVDRLEAAGIRAFGPTAEGAKLEGDKAYAKELMRHYTVPTAEGRVFTNYDDARAYIASRDEPLAVKAAGLASGKGVIVCDEPSDALRAAEKIMVDRIFGAAGDKIVVEEKLTGQEVSVLALIDGRSIYVLEPAQDHKAIGEGDTGPNTGGMGAYCPTPAIGEQAMAQVERQILVPVVDALNRGEIRYRGVLYAGLMMTTTGPKVLEFNVRFGDPETQPILMRLQSDLVEALMATCEGKLDEVTLRWDDRPSVCVVMASGGYPGKYGTGQEIRGLEEADALEDVKVFHAGTAEADGGVVTSGGRVLGVTALGATVADAKARAYQAVDRIHFDGAYCRRDIADKAIRLTTKSK, from the coding sequence ATGAGAATTCTGGTCGTTGGTTCCGGTGGACGCGAGCATGCGCTGGTTTGGCGGATGGCCCAATCCAAGCTGGCGAAGCGTGTGTATTGCGCGCCGGGCAATGCGGGAACGGCCCATGAGGCCCGGAACGTGGCGATCGAGGCTGAGGATACCGATAACCTGGTCAAGTTTGCGGCTGAGAACAAGATCGACCTGGTCGTGGTGGGCCCGGAGGCGCCGCTGGTGGGCGGTCTGGTGGACCGGCTGGAAGCGGCGGGGATCCGGGCGTTCGGTCCGACGGCGGAAGGGGCGAAGCTGGAGGGTGACAAGGCTTACGCCAAGGAGCTGATGCGGCACTATACGGTTCCGACGGCGGAGGGGCGGGTTTTCACGAATTACGACGATGCGCGGGCGTACATTGCCAGCCGGGACGAGCCGCTGGCGGTGAAGGCGGCGGGTTTGGCGTCGGGTAAAGGGGTGATCGTCTGCGACGAGCCGTCGGATGCGTTGCGGGCGGCTGAGAAGATCATGGTGGACCGGATTTTCGGGGCGGCCGGCGATAAGATCGTGGTGGAAGAGAAGCTGACGGGTCAGGAAGTATCGGTGCTGGCGTTGATTGACGGGCGGAGCATCTACGTTCTTGAGCCGGCGCAGGATCACAAGGCGATCGGCGAGGGTGACACGGGTCCGAATACGGGCGGGATGGGTGCGTATTGTCCGACCCCGGCGATTGGCGAGCAGGCGATGGCGCAGGTAGAGCGGCAGATTCTGGTGCCGGTGGTTGACGCTTTGAACCGGGGCGAGATTCGGTATCGCGGGGTGCTGTACGCTGGGTTAATGATGACCACGACGGGTCCGAAGGTGCTGGAATTCAACGTGCGTTTCGGCGATCCGGAGACCCAGCCGATTCTGATGCGGCTCCAGAGCGATCTGGTCGAGGCGTTGATGGCGACGTGCGAAGGGAAGCTGGACGAGGTGACGCTGCGGTGGGACGATCGTCCATCGGTGTGCGTGGTGATGGCCAGCGGCGGTTATCCGGGCAAGTACGGGACGGGCCAGGAGATTCGCGGGCTGGAGGAGGCCGATGCGCTGGAGGACGTGAAGGTATTTCACGCCGGCACGGCTGAGGCGGACGGCGGCGTGGTTACCAGCGGCGGGCGGGTGCTTGGGGTGACGGCGTTGGGGGCGACGGTGGCGGACGCCAAAGCGCGAGCCTACCAGGCGGTGGATCGGATCCATTTCGATGGGGCCTATTGCCGCCGCGACATTGCCGATAAAGCCATCAGACTGACGACGAAATCGAAATAG